A genomic window from Synechococcus sp. UW179A includes:
- the gap gene encoding type I glyceraldehyde-3-phosphate dehydrogenase, with product MSIRIGINGFGRIGRLAFRQAMACPDVEVVAINDLIELDYLAYLLRYDSTHRRFPGEIKVIDGHLMVNGSHIRVTAERDPRQLRWGDVGADYVLESTGFFLTDDTARQHLEAGAKRVVMSAPSKDDTPMFVMGVNHNCYAGEQIVSNASCTTNCLAPLAKVVNDHYGIVSGLMTTVHATTATQKPVDSPSLKDWRGGRGAGQSIIPSSTGAAKAVGRVIPELNGKLTGMAFRVPTPDVSVVDLTVNLAKPASYEEIKKTMKDASQNGLSGILGYTEDPIVSNDLLGESCTSVFDAGAGMALNDQFMKLVAWYDNEWAYSCKCIDLMQHMAKHSAE from the coding sequence ATGTCCATCCGTATTGGCATCAATGGCTTCGGACGCATTGGGCGTCTTGCCTTCCGACAGGCCATGGCCTGCCCCGACGTGGAAGTGGTTGCCATCAACGACCTGATCGAACTCGACTACCTCGCCTACCTTCTTCGCTACGACTCAACGCATCGTCGATTTCCGGGTGAAATCAAAGTCATAGATGGTCATTTGATGGTGAATGGAAGCCACATTCGCGTCACTGCCGAACGGGACCCTCGCCAGCTGCGCTGGGGTGATGTGGGAGCGGACTACGTGCTGGAGAGCACTGGATTCTTTCTGACCGACGACACAGCCCGCCAACATCTGGAGGCAGGCGCCAAACGCGTGGTGATGAGCGCTCCCTCCAAGGACGACACTCCGATGTTCGTCATGGGAGTGAATCACAACTGCTATGCAGGAGAGCAGATCGTGTCGAACGCAAGCTGCACGACCAACTGTTTGGCACCACTCGCCAAAGTGGTGAACGACCACTACGGCATCGTCAGCGGCCTGATGACCACCGTGCATGCCACTACGGCAACCCAGAAGCCTGTGGACAGTCCCTCTCTGAAAGATTGGCGGGGTGGACGGGGAGCCGGGCAGAGCATTATTCCCAGCTCTACGGGTGCCGCAAAAGCGGTAGGCCGCGTAATTCCAGAACTCAATGGGAAACTCACGGGCATGGCCTTCCGAGTACCGACACCTGATGTCTCCGTAGTCGACCTGACCGTGAATCTAGCCAAACCAGCCAGTTACGAAGAGATCAAAAAAACAATGAAAGACGCCTCACAGAACGGCCTATCAGGCATCCTCGGCTACACCGAGGATCCGATCGTTTCCAATGATCTTTTAGGAGAAAGCTGCACCTCAGTGTTTGACGCAGGAGCCGGCATGGCACTCAATGACCAGTTCATGAAACTAGTGGCGTGGTACGACAACGAATGGGCCTATAGCTGCAAATGCATTGACCTGATGCAACACATGGCCAAGCACTCCGCCGAGTGA
- a CDS encoding NAD(P)/FAD-dependent oxidoreductase produces MTTKCEVIVIGSGIGGLCCAALCARAGHEVMVLEAHGHPGGAAHGFERQGYHFESGPSLWSGLGRWPSSNPLAQILKALDEPLDVIPYRDWDVLFPEGHLRIGVGADGFEQVVADLRGTAVVEEWRRFAEVLQPIAAAADALPLLALPPGGLDGLGPLLRRSGRLLPHLPALRHLSGAFGPLVDRHLQDPFLRHWVDLLCFLISGMPMADTNAAAMATLFGEWFEPEACLDFPKGGSASVVQALVRGLEKHGGCLRLGARVKRVLLDGDRAVGVQLVNGEQFAADYVVSNADAWSTAKLLPEATSPSWRRQRLETPACASFLHLHLGFDATGLEDLPIHTVWVGDWTRGIDAERNAVVVSIPSALDPSMAPPGQHVLHAYTPANEPWFHWRGLERSTSAYDQQREQRCSVFWQVLEQRIPDLRSRCRIVMEGTPLTHRHFLSVHEGSYGPALSAAKGLFPGVQTPLQGFLQCGASTFPGIGIPPVAASGAMAAHAITGQRSQKQLLESLSL; encoded by the coding sequence ATGACCACCAAGTGTGAGGTGATCGTGATCGGCAGCGGTATCGGTGGTCTTTGTTGTGCTGCCTTGTGTGCCAGGGCCGGTCACGAGGTGATGGTTCTCGAAGCTCATGGCCATCCGGGTGGTGCTGCTCATGGCTTTGAGCGGCAGGGATATCATTTCGAATCAGGCCCTTCTCTCTGGAGCGGACTGGGCCGATGGCCAAGTAGCAACCCGTTGGCTCAGATTCTCAAGGCCTTGGATGAACCTCTGGATGTGATTCCCTATCGGGACTGGGATGTGCTGTTTCCTGAAGGGCATCTGCGCATCGGGGTTGGCGCTGATGGCTTCGAACAGGTTGTCGCTGATCTGCGTGGAACGGCGGTGGTTGAGGAGTGGCGTCGTTTCGCTGAAGTGTTGCAGCCCATCGCAGCGGCGGCGGACGCACTGCCGCTGTTGGCACTACCGCCGGGTGGACTCGATGGTCTTGGACCACTCCTGCGACGCAGCGGTCGCTTGCTCCCCCACCTGCCGGCACTGCGCCATCTCAGCGGAGCCTTCGGTCCGTTGGTGGACCGCCACCTTCAGGATCCCTTCCTCCGCCATTGGGTTGATCTGCTCTGCTTTCTGATCAGTGGAATGCCCATGGCCGATACCAATGCGGCTGCGATGGCAACACTGTTCGGTGAATGGTTTGAACCTGAGGCCTGCCTCGATTTTCCTAAGGGCGGGAGTGCTTCTGTTGTGCAGGCTCTGGTGCGTGGACTTGAGAAACATGGCGGCTGCCTGCGCCTTGGCGCCCGTGTGAAGAGAGTTTTGCTGGATGGTGATCGGGCTGTCGGCGTCCAACTGGTCAACGGTGAACAGTTCGCTGCGGATTATGTGGTCAGCAATGCTGATGCCTGGAGTACGGCAAAGCTGTTGCCTGAAGCAACATCACCCTCCTGGCGCCGTCAACGTTTGGAGACTCCCGCCTGCGCCTCCTTTCTTCATCTGCATCTGGGCTTTGATGCCACTGGCCTGGAGGATCTGCCCATTCACACGGTGTGGGTTGGAGACTGGACACGGGGGATTGATGCCGAACGCAATGCCGTGGTGGTGTCGATTCCTTCGGCGTTGGATCCATCGATGGCTCCTCCTGGTCAGCACGTTCTGCATGCCTATACACCGGCCAATGAACCTTGGTTTCATTGGCGTGGTTTGGAACGGTCCACGTCTGCTTATGACCAGCAGCGTGAGCAGCGTTGTTCGGTGTTTTGGCAGGTGCTTGAGCAGCGCATCCCAGATCTGCGCAGTCGCTGCCGAATCGTGATGGAGGGGACGCCTCTGACCCACCGTCATTTCCTGTCAGTGCATGAGGGCAGTTATGGACCAGCGCTGTCGGCTGCTAAAGGTTTGTTCCCGGGTGTGCAGACACCCCTGCAAGGTTTTCTTCAGTGCGGTGCTAGCACCTTCCCCGGTATTGGTATTCCGCCTGTCGCCGCCAGTGGAGCGATGGCCGCCCATGCGATCACTGGACAGCGGTCTCAGAAGCAACTGCTGGAGAGCCTGTCTCTTTAA
- the nth gene encoding endonuclease III, with protein MNKGERARVILDRLNEQYPETPIPLDHSDAFTLLIAVLLSAQCTDKKVNEVTPALFSAGPTPAAMAALDETEIHSHIRQLGLAKTKARNVHKLAHILVNVHDGAVPQSFEELEALPGVGHKTASVVMAQAFDVPAFPVDTHIHRLAQRWGLSKGDSVVKTEADLKALFPREHWNRLHLQIIFYGREHCTARGCDGTVCKLCRELYPKRRKPVIWRKP; from the coding sequence ATGAACAAGGGCGAAAGAGCCAGAGTGATCCTCGATCGGCTGAACGAGCAGTACCCCGAGACGCCGATTCCCCTGGATCACAGCGATGCCTTCACGCTGCTGATCGCCGTTCTGCTCAGTGCTCAGTGCACCGACAAAAAGGTGAATGAAGTCACTCCAGCCTTGTTTTCTGCTGGGCCAACGCCCGCTGCCATGGCAGCACTCGACGAAACAGAGATCCATAGCCACATCCGTCAGCTGGGACTGGCGAAAACCAAAGCGCGCAATGTGCACAAACTCGCCCACATCCTGGTGAATGTCCACGACGGAGCAGTGCCACAGAGTTTTGAAGAGCTTGAAGCTCTACCGGGTGTCGGTCATAAAACCGCCAGCGTGGTGATGGCGCAGGCCTTCGATGTTCCCGCCTTCCCAGTGGACACTCACATACATCGTCTGGCCCAACGCTGGGGGCTGAGCAAGGGCGACAGCGTTGTGAAAACGGAAGCCGATCTCAAGGCTCTCTTCCCCAGGGAACACTGGAATCGACTGCACCTACAGATCATTTTCTACGGCCGCGAGCACTGCACCGCTCGCGGCTGCGATGGCACGGTCTGCAAGCTGTGTCGAGAGCTCTATCCGAAACGCCGCAAGCCGGTGATTTGGCGTAAACCCTGA
- a CDS encoding rhomboid family intramembrane serine protease yields MIALPLILLGLAWLQELVDQLFFGGRWNLAMGPGTPWWTLFTAPFSHQGLGHLITNSLVFLPLSYLVLARSQKAYLSVWIAVFVLEIPIWLFWPVGAHGLSGVVYGLLGYLVLIGCLERRPLSILLSIIALLLYGSALPGLLPWASPAGVSWIGHASGFVAGLMAALAVYRAPAQLDV; encoded by the coding sequence TTGATCGCTCTGCCACTGATTCTGCTCGGCTTGGCCTGGCTTCAGGAACTGGTTGATCAATTGTTTTTCGGCGGTCGCTGGAACCTGGCAATGGGGCCTGGAACACCCTGGTGGACCTTATTCACAGCACCATTTAGCCACCAAGGTTTAGGCCATCTCATCACCAATAGCCTGGTGTTCCTTCCGCTCAGCTATCTGGTGCTAGCAAGGAGCCAGAAGGCCTATCTGAGCGTTTGGATCGCAGTGTTTGTGCTGGAGATTCCGATCTGGTTGTTCTGGCCGGTAGGCGCCCATGGATTATCGGGTGTGGTGTACGGACTACTGGGCTATTTGGTGCTGATCGGTTGTCTGGAAAGGCGACCTTTATCAATTTTGCTGAGCATCATTGCCCTGCTGCTCTACGGAAGCGCCTTACCAGGATTACTCCCGTGGGCATCTCCCGCTGGAGTGAGCTGGATCGGACATGCATCCGGCTTCGTAGCCGGATTAATGGCCGCGCTTGCGGTCTATCGAGCACCAGCTCAGCTGGATGTCTGA
- a CDS encoding methyltransferase domain-containing protein, with translation MVVQVLNDNERFKLDDSDDALFYSDPRFVQHLDAAFRLRLTQLYSERIPSCAVVLDLMSSWVSHLPEQQRYEQVIGHGLNAEELQANPRLDRHWVQNLNRDQILPLDDTSVDCTLIVAGWQYLQQPEAVAAELLRITRPRGQVICAFSNRMFFTKAPQIWTDGGDGDHLRYVAEVMMAQGWPKPELVAEQTQQTGPLGWVGAKGDPFFAVIATKPLVSDSV, from the coding sequence GTGGTCGTGCAGGTCTTGAACGACAATGAGCGCTTCAAGCTCGATGACAGCGATGATGCGCTGTTCTACAGCGATCCCCGTTTTGTTCAGCATCTCGATGCAGCGTTCCGCTTGCGCTTGACGCAGCTCTACAGCGAGCGCATTCCCAGTTGTGCCGTTGTGCTGGATCTGATGAGCAGCTGGGTCAGTCACCTGCCGGAGCAACAGCGCTACGAGCAGGTGATCGGTCATGGCCTGAATGCTGAGGAGTTACAGGCCAATCCGCGACTCGACCGTCACTGGGTGCAGAACCTCAACCGTGATCAGATACTGCCGCTCGACGACACCAGTGTTGACTGCACGTTGATCGTGGCCGGCTGGCAGTATCTGCAGCAGCCCGAAGCGGTGGCCGCTGAGCTGCTGCGCATCACCCGACCAAGGGGGCAGGTCATCTGCGCTTTCAGTAATCGCATGTTTTTCACGAAGGCACCTCAGATCTGGACCGATGGCGGTGACGGCGATCATCTGCGCTACGTGGCGGAGGTGATGATGGCTCAGGGATGGCCCAAGCCTGAGCTTGTTGCTGAACAGACGCAGCAAACGGGCCCTCTTGGTTGGGTCGGTGCCAAGGGAGATCCTTTTTTCGCTGTGATTGCCACCAAACCCTTGGTTTCAGACTCCGTCTGA
- a CDS encoding SDR family oxidoreductase, with product MTRTIAISGASGKTGFRVAEEVLAAGDQARLLLRPESQIPASLAGCEQHRLSLMDANALDNSLRGVDALVIATGARPSVDLTGPMKVDAWGVERQIESCKRVGVNRVVLVSSLCAGRWKHPLNLFGLILVWKRVGERNLENSGLDWTVIRPGGLNEREEDLEGEGVVWTGADQQESDSIPRRLVARCCLEALNTSDSIGKILEVTSSKQQPVVSLQEAITSC from the coding sequence ATGACGCGCACGATTGCCATAAGCGGTGCCTCGGGCAAAACAGGCTTCCGTGTTGCCGAAGAAGTTCTGGCTGCGGGCGATCAGGCCAGGCTGCTCCTGCGCCCTGAATCCCAGATTCCAGCATCACTAGCAGGCTGTGAGCAGCACCGGCTCAGCCTGATGGATGCCAACGCCTTGGACAACTCTCTACGCGGAGTAGATGCTCTGGTGATCGCGACAGGAGCCCGCCCATCCGTTGACCTGACGGGGCCGATGAAAGTCGATGCTTGGGGCGTCGAACGCCAGATCGAGAGCTGCAAGCGTGTTGGCGTCAACCGGGTAGTCCTGGTGAGTTCCTTATGCGCAGGGCGTTGGAAACACCCTCTCAACCTGTTTGGATTGATCCTGGTTTGGAAGCGTGTGGGTGAACGCAATCTGGAGAACAGCGGGCTCGACTGGACAGTGATCAGACCCGGTGGGCTGAACGAGCGCGAAGAAGACCTGGAAGGGGAGGGCGTGGTTTGGACTGGAGCTGACCAGCAGGAAAGCGATTCAATTCCTCGCCGTCTGGTTGCACGCTGCTGCCTCGAAGCCTTGAACACCTCCGATTCAATCGGCAAAATCCTTGAGGTCACTAGCTCAAAGCAACAACCTGTGGTGAGCTTGCAGGAAGCGATTACCAGCTGCTGA
- a CDS encoding PfkB family carbohydrate kinase: MPTPLDRELKSLKLAVVGHQEWVTFLEVDALPRPGRIGRAFRDLEEPAGAGPVIAVQLARLTGQRVLFFTALGRDAIGQRSEQRLRELGIEPVVAWRDKPSRRGISLMDPSGDRAITVIGERLMPTAEDELGWERLADCDGVFVSATDCDGLRQARQAKVLSATPRLGLSVLQQASVPLDALIGSGLDPGEQVPDNCLHPAPTVRIATEGEAGGLMIPGGRFDAVELPGQMVETYGCGDSFAAGVTAGLSAGWSTHQAVALGARCGAACATRFGPYG; encoded by the coding sequence ATGCCCACGCCTTTGGACCGCGAGTTGAAATCTCTCAAACTGGCGGTGGTGGGGCATCAGGAATGGGTCACCTTTCTGGAGGTCGATGCACTGCCCAGGCCTGGCAGAATCGGCAGAGCATTCCGAGACCTCGAAGAACCGGCCGGTGCCGGACCTGTGATTGCTGTCCAGCTGGCACGCCTCACTGGTCAAAGAGTCCTCTTTTTCACAGCACTCGGCCGGGATGCGATTGGCCAACGCAGCGAACAGCGCCTCAGAGAGCTAGGCATTGAACCGGTGGTTGCCTGGCGCGACAAGCCCAGTCGCCGTGGAATCAGCCTGATGGATCCCAGCGGTGACCGCGCGATCACGGTCATTGGAGAGCGTTTGATGCCTACGGCTGAAGATGAACTCGGATGGGAAAGACTTGCCGACTGCGACGGCGTTTTCGTCTCGGCTACCGACTGCGATGGCCTCCGCCAGGCTCGCCAGGCAAAGGTCCTGAGTGCAACACCACGGCTGGGCCTCTCGGTTTTACAGCAAGCATCCGTGCCACTGGATGCCTTGATCGGCAGCGGTCTGGACCCGGGTGAACAGGTTCCCGACAACTGTCTTCATCCTGCACCCACCGTTCGCATCGCCACGGAGGGTGAGGCCGGAGGCCTGATGATTCCCGGCGGACGTTTTGATGCTGTGGAACTGCCAGGCCAGATGGTGGAGACCTATGGATGTGGTGACAGCTTTGCCGCAGGTGTCACCGCAGGACTAAGCGCAGGTTGGAGCACCCATCAGGCCGTTGCGCTTGGAGCGCGCTGCGGCGCAGCCTGTGCTACACGCTTCGGGCCTTACGGCTGA
- a CDS encoding high light inducible protein, translating into MSQQQATNKWFQDSAARAIHEQQLEQVERFNGRAAMLGIVIGVLTEAITGQGIVHQIGLGPLVDGYVACSAKYLPFCF; encoded by the coding sequence ATGAGTCAGCAGCAGGCAACCAACAAGTGGTTTCAGGATTCAGCCGCCCGCGCCATCCATGAACAACAGCTCGAACAGGTGGAACGTTTCAACGGGCGTGCCGCCATGTTGGGCATCGTGATTGGCGTCTTGACTGAAGCCATCACAGGTCAGGGAATCGTCCATCAGATCGGACTCGGACCACTCGTTGATGGATACGTCGCCTGCAGCGCCAAATATCTTCCCTTCTGTTTCTGA
- a CDS encoding response regulator transcription factor, translating into MKILLKESFDEWQKMINQSDWGHKILICCGHKPTAISIATLFAIDPESKTDHLIGVCTSQSECLELIQQSHDPLLIFISGRLDDGSGISLINAIHDQALSASGEDHITVLTLNTVNPLSLKEAINSSANIILTHRGFETLTIYHVLHSVKEKINYVDPLIHHILDPSHLRKSNLLSKRELNVLELVCDGMTNHEIGSELHIADVTARQHVQAVIRKLHARNRTDSAVKAIREGLVE; encoded by the coding sequence GTGAAAATCCTTCTCAAGGAGAGCTTCGACGAATGGCAGAAGATGATCAACCAATCAGATTGGGGGCACAAAATTTTAATCTGCTGCGGTCATAAACCAACAGCTATTTCCATAGCAACGCTGTTTGCCATTGACCCAGAATCCAAGACAGATCACTTGATCGGTGTCTGCACCTCTCAGAGCGAATGCCTTGAACTAATTCAACAATCCCACGATCCATTGTTGATCTTCATCAGCGGGCGATTGGACGACGGGTCAGGCATCAGTCTGATCAACGCCATCCACGATCAAGCCCTGAGCGCATCAGGCGAAGACCACATCACCGTCCTGACATTGAATACGGTCAATCCATTATCGCTCAAGGAAGCGATAAACTCAAGCGCAAATATTATCCTAACCCATCGCGGATTTGAAACACTTACAATTTATCACGTGCTTCATTCAGTCAAGGAGAAAATTAATTACGTTGACCCCTTGATTCACCACATTCTGGATCCCAGCCATCTGAGAAAGAGCAATCTTCTATCCAAGCGAGAGCTTAATGTTCTCGAATTAGTTTGCGACGGCATGACCAATCATGAAATCGGGAGTGAATTGCACATTGCAGATGTCACAGCACGACAACACGTGCAGGCAGTCATTAGAAAACTCCACGCAAGGAACAGAACAGATAGCGCCGTCAAAGCCATCAGAGAAGGATTGGTTGAATAA
- a CDS encoding HIT family protein yields the protein MVSLEPKASCAICSLHGDEAELTSHEVWRSDLWLLRHHPCPAPLTGWCLLDSRRHIGGPMNFAPDEARQWGDVVQRASQLIREVTGCDRVYAIAFGEGARHLHLHLIPRSGDDPRTSAWKIADLYRDVEVGKAKAASIERVDDWLLRARVLAPAFLS from the coding sequence ATGGTTTCTCTGGAGCCGAAAGCCTCCTGCGCAATCTGTTCCTTGCATGGCGACGAGGCTGAGCTGACGTCCCATGAGGTTTGGCGAAGTGATCTCTGGTTGCTGCGACATCATCCTTGCCCTGCTCCCTTGACCGGCTGGTGTCTGTTGGATTCCCGGCGACACATTGGTGGTCCGATGAACTTTGCCCCCGACGAAGCGCGGCAGTGGGGCGATGTTGTGCAACGAGCCTCCCAGTTAATTCGTGAGGTCACAGGCTGCGATCGCGTCTATGCCATTGCCTTTGGAGAGGGTGCCCGACATCTTCATCTGCATTTGATCCCGCGTTCTGGTGATGATCCACGCACCAGCGCATGGAAGATCGCTGATCTCTATCGCGATGTCGAAGTGGGAAAGGCCAAGGCAGCTTCCATTGAGCGTGTCGATGACTGGTTGCTGCGTGCCAGAGTTTTGGCACCGGCATTCCTGAGTTGA
- the thiD gene encoding bifunctional hydroxymethylpyrimidine kinase/phosphomethylpyrimidine kinase — protein MQAQHITPPIALTIAGSDSGGGAGIQADLRAFMAFRVHGCSALTCVTAQNTCGVSRVDPIPPAGLESQLRAIQNDLPVDALKTGMLLNTELIQTTAELLRHWTIPKVIDPVMVSRTGAVLLEADAIAALRYDLLPLATLLTPNRHEARLLSGHELNNDSDTEKAAAVIHAQGPAAVLIKSGSDRSMGGRDLLFNGQPHWLEEGRWVDTPNTHGTGCTLSAAITAGLALGKDLDEAIALARAYVKQGLMQALAIGQGQGPICHWVEIRDIKESD, from the coding sequence ATGCAGGCCCAACACATCACTCCACCGATCGCCCTCACCATCGCAGGAAGCGATTCAGGAGGAGGTGCCGGGATCCAGGCCGACCTGCGTGCGTTTATGGCTTTCAGAGTTCATGGCTGTAGTGCCCTGACCTGCGTCACTGCGCAAAACACTTGCGGAGTGTCTCGAGTGGATCCAATCCCGCCCGCAGGCCTGGAATCACAGCTGCGAGCCATCCAGAACGACCTACCTGTCGATGCACTGAAAACTGGGATGCTGCTGAATACCGAACTGATTCAAACCACTGCTGAACTACTCCGGCACTGGACCATTCCCAAGGTGATCGACCCTGTGATGGTGAGCCGCACAGGTGCAGTACTGCTTGAAGCTGACGCGATCGCGGCGCTTCGCTACGACCTGCTGCCGCTGGCAACCCTGCTCACCCCGAATCGCCATGAAGCCCGTCTGCTCAGCGGCCATGAGCTGAACAACGACAGTGACACCGAGAAAGCAGCCGCCGTAATCCACGCTCAGGGCCCCGCAGCAGTTCTGATCAAAAGCGGCAGTGATCGATCCATGGGTGGCCGGGATTTGCTGTTTAACGGCCAACCCCACTGGCTTGAAGAAGGAAGGTGGGTGGACACGCCAAATACCCACGGCACAGGCTGCACGCTGTCAGCAGCCATCACCGCAGGACTAGCTCTTGGCAAGGATCTCGACGAGGCGATTGCGCTGGCACGTGCGTACGTCAAACAAGGCCTGATGCAGGCCCTAGCCATCGGACAGGGTCAGGGACCGATCTGCCACTGGGTGGAAATCAGAGACATTAAAGAAAGTGATTGA
- a CDS encoding TIGR02450 family Trp-rich protein, whose translation MPWKPAEAWTSLTPRAGRRHFRLILQGGRGAERWVELASLLDPQVRLRESWKQLQDKSQWQSGWQPIPSNDSDGV comes from the coding sequence GTGCCCTGGAAGCCAGCAGAAGCCTGGACCAGCCTCACCCCTAGAGCAGGACGACGTCACTTCCGTTTGATTTTGCAAGGGGGGCGCGGTGCTGAACGCTGGGTGGAGCTGGCTTCACTGCTGGATCCGCAGGTGCGACTTAGGGAGAGCTGGAAGCAGCTTCAGGACAAATCGCAATGGCAGAGCGGCTGGCAGCCCATTCCCTCTAATGACTCAGACGGAGTCTGA
- a CDS encoding NAD(P)-binding protein, which translates to MPGRDVDLVVIGAGLSGCALVAALKSKGWCGTIQILEAGRGPGGRSATRRRRDSPLWRLDHGTPTLSFQSEPCGQLRELMTSLEQRGVVRVDRDPVVGLDHLGAVVAPPDHPLLRGPRWRGIPTMATVVETLLSDGGNSVDARFGERIQTLSRVDERWVFPGGLRGRGLILSGTLLAHPRSLAMLGWRDVPLREAVPEGHDSVLDEALAWIANLNASIRWNLMVQFPAMDSDSLPRQIWLTPRAQQQFGVERIVLQRQQQGGLGLVMHGLDDGALITPETQPQLMTVQEQRLLSLLPEILQPWPSLQGLVSNAHSLGVMRWGAAQPLDQGMPNALQWCRRVRVGFCGDWIAGSGFGMAEGALQSGLDLAELIAS; encoded by the coding sequence ATGCCTGGCAGGGATGTTGATCTTGTTGTGATCGGTGCTGGGCTTTCCGGTTGCGCGTTGGTGGCAGCTCTGAAGAGCAAGGGCTGGTGCGGCACTATTCAGATTTTGGAAGCTGGTCGGGGACCTGGAGGACGCTCGGCGACTAGGCGACGACGCGACTCCCCTCTATGGCGACTGGATCATGGAACTCCGACCCTGAGCTTTCAGTCCGAGCCTTGTGGGCAGCTGCGGGAGTTGATGACATCGCTTGAGCAACGTGGCGTTGTTCGCGTTGACCGCGATCCAGTCGTTGGCCTGGACCATCTTGGTGCCGTTGTTGCGCCTCCTGATCACCCTCTGCTGCGAGGGCCGCGCTGGCGAGGCATCCCCACGATGGCAACCGTGGTGGAGACGTTGCTTTCTGATGGCGGAAATTCTGTCGACGCCCGTTTTGGAGAGCGGATTCAGACACTCTCCAGGGTTGATGAGCGCTGGGTGTTTCCGGGTGGGCTTCGAGGCCGGGGACTCATCCTGAGCGGAACGCTCCTCGCACATCCTCGTTCGTTAGCGATGCTTGGTTGGAGAGATGTGCCCCTGCGTGAGGCTGTCCCTGAGGGGCACGATTCTGTACTTGATGAAGCACTCGCCTGGATTGCCAACCTCAACGCGAGCATCCGTTGGAATCTGATGGTTCAGTTTCCAGCGATGGATTCCGATTCATTGCCTCGGCAGATCTGGCTAACGCCTCGCGCTCAGCAGCAATTCGGAGTGGAACGCATTGTGCTTCAGCGACAGCAACAGGGTGGTCTTGGCCTGGTGATGCATGGCCTTGATGATGGTGCGTTGATCACACCCGAAACACAGCCACAGTTGATGACTGTTCAGGAACAGCGATTGCTGAGCCTGTTGCCAGAGATTCTGCAGCCCTGGCCATCACTACAGGGGTTGGTCTCCAACGCTCATTCACTTGGTGTAATGCGCTGGGGAGCTGCACAACCCTTGGACCAAGGAATGCCAAATGCACTGCAGTGGTGCAGACGAGTCCGTGTGGGTTTTTGTGGCGACTGGATTGCGGGATCTGGTTTTGGCATGGCGGAGGGGGCCCTCCAGAGCGGTCTAGATCTGGCCGAGTTGATCGCGTCCTGA